In Amblyraja radiata isolate CabotCenter1 chromosome 36, sAmbRad1.1.pri, whole genome shotgun sequence, the sequence CCGGCATGACGTCACTGCCTCTTCTCCCCCCAGAGTCACCTCGCCCATGCTGCTGGTCGCCCTGGCCGTGTTCTTTGGAGCCTGTTACATCGTGCACCTCCGCGCCTCCCAGTCGCGGCTCGTCTTGTTCGGTGAGCGAGAGTCCCGTCCCACCCCGACCCCGTCCCACCCCATGCCAGCCTcttgaaaattggaggaacagcatctttgtCAGGGtgtagactcttatacatcggcgagaccaaacgtagactggacttcaactccccctcccattcccacactgaccttcctgtcctgggcctcctccattgtcagggtgaggcccagcgcaaattggaggaacagcacctcatatttcacttgggcagcttacaccccagcggtatgaacattgacttctctaacttcaaatagccccggcattccctctctctccatccctcccccacccaagtcgcaccagcttctcgttctcacccaacatacagcaaacaatagcctgtttcaatagacattaggtgcaagagtaggccattcggcccttcgagccagaaccgccattcaatgtgatcatggctgatcatccccaatcactaccccattcctgccttctccccatatcccctgactccgctatttttaagagccctatctagctctcattcgaaagcatccagagaacctgcctccaccgccctctgaggcagagaattccacagactcatcactctctgtgagaaaaagtgtttcctcgtctctgttctaaatggcttactccttattcttaaactgtggcccctggttctggactcccccaacatcgggaacatatttcctgcctctagcttgtccaagccgttaacaatcttatatgtttcaatgcgaaaccctctcatccttctaaactccagagtgtacaagcccagctgctccattctctcagcatatgatagtcccgccatcccgggaattaaccttgtaaacctacgctgcactccctcaatagcaagaatgtccttcctcaaatgaggggaccaaaactgcacacaatactccaggtgtggtctcactagggctctgtacaactgcagaaggacctctttgctcctatatttgattcctcttgttataaaggctaacatgccatttgctttcttcactgcctgctgtacctgcatgcttactttcattgactgatgaacaaggaccccccagatcccgttgtacttccccttttcccaacttgatgccatttagatagtaatctgccttcctgtttttgctaccaaattggataacctcacatttatccacattaaactgcatctgccatgcatctgcccactcccccaacctgtccaagtcaccctgcattctcatagcatcctcctcacagttcacactgccacccagctttgtgtcatctgcaaatttgctaatgttactttgaatcccttatcatcgttacttttttgcatctttcattcattgttctttatctcttcacatcaccatctatatctctcgtttcccttatccctaactagtctgaagaagggtctccacccgaaacgtcacccattccttctctccagagatgctgcctgtcccgctgtgttacaccggcattttgtgtccagcctcGAAAGTtaccagctggtcagacagcgtctctggaggaaggGGTGAAGGTTGTTTTACCACTTTcagtcctccccccctctctctccccctggtcGACAGTCGAGTTGCAGAGGTTTCGGGGCTCGgttttctccctcctaccccacCCTCGGTCTGAGCTGCCTCTGCCTCTGTGTCCACAGGTCGTGAGCTCAGCCCTGCCCACCAGTACGCAGTGTCTGGAGCCATCGCCTTCCCCTTCTTCTGGCTGGCTGGAGCCGGCTCGGCGGTCTTCTGGGTTCTGGGTGAGTGAGGAAGGGTCTTGGgcagggggaggatggggggggttACTACGCCTGCTATCCCACCCCTGCTTTTtggtaccccctctccctctctgggcccctctctcctctcctccccctctcctctctccccttctctctctcatctccccccctctctctctgtccctctcctcccctctctctccttcccctctctctcctcctcccctcttccccgccccctctctctcctccccctctcactcctccccatctctctcctccccatctgtTTCCTCCCCCGCtctatctcctcccctctctctcctcccaatctcctctctcttctctctcctcttcctccccctctcgctcacctctctctcctcccttctcgctcctccccctctctctccgccccgtatctctctccaccccctctctctcctccctcgtctctcctcccctctctctccttcccctctctcctcctcccctcttcccctcccctctctctcctcccctctctctccttcccctctctctcctcctcccctcttcccctccccctctcctcttccccgtctcctcttccccctctcctctcccccctctcttctccccctctctcttctctctctctcctcttctctaataataataataatacattttatttatgggcgcctttcaagagtctcaaggacaccttacaaaaatttagcatgtagaggaaaaacatgtaagcggaatgaaataaatagtagagacatgactagtacacaaattaaagacagaattcaattcaaaacacaatatgaggcaattcaagcacagatgaaaagggagggggacgtggggctaaggataggcagaggtgaagagatgggtcttgaggcgggactggaagatggcgagggacacggaattgcggatcagttgggggagggagttccagagcctgggagctgccctggagaaggctctgtccccaaaactgcggaggttggacttgtggatggagaggagaccggctgatgtggatctgagggaccgtgagggttggtagggggagaggaggtcagtgagatatgggggggccagatggtggagggctttgtaggtgaggaccaggattttgtaggtgatccggtgggagatgggaagccagtgaagttgtttgaggactggagtgatgtgatgccaggatttggtgtgggtgatgagtcgggcggctgcgttctggaccagttggagtcggttgatgtaggtggagctgatgccaaggagaagtgagttgcaagtagtccagtcgggaggagatgaaggcatggatgagtctttcagcagcgggaggtgtgagagagggtctgagtttggcgatgttgcggagatgaaagaaggaggttttaatgacatggcggatgtgaggctcaagggagagggtggaatcaaagatcacgccaaggttgcgggcctggggagatggggagacagtggtgccgtcgatggtgagagtggggttattgattttgctgagtgtggatttggagcctatgaggaggaattctgttttatcgctgttgagtttgaggaagttatgttgcatccaggtttttatagctgacaaacaggagttgatatgggagagggggggggggggttgtggggggatttggtgccgaggtagatctgggtgtcatcagcgtaacagtggaagtccaggttgaagtggcggagtatctgaccaagggggaggatgtagatgatgaagaggagggggccgagtacggagccttggggaacgccttgagtgactgtggctgtagcagaggtgtggttatggagagagatgaagtgggatctgttggaaaggtaggaacagagccagctgagtgcagaaccttcaatgccaaggtccccaagtctggtaagcaggatgttatggttcactgtatcgaaggctgcgctcaggtcgaggaggatgaggatgttgagggaaccagtgtcttctctctctctctcctcccccttctctctcctccccttctctctctcctccccctctctctcctccccctctctctccttcccctctcacctccccctctctcctctcccttctctctcctccccctctctctctctcctcctcctctctcctccccctcctctctcccctcctctctctcctctcctccctctctattCTCCCAccagaggaggatgaggatgttgagggaaccagtgtcttctctctctctctcctcccccttctctctcctccccctctctctctcctccccttctctcccctccccatctctctcctctctctctcctccctctctctctcctccccctctctctcctccccctctctctctcctccccctctctctctcctccccctctctcctccctcccctctcctctcctccctcccctctactctcccccctctctattctctctcccccctctctattcTCCCCCCGCTCTCCCTCGTCCCCCTAATCCCCTCCTCTTTATCTCTGAACATCACATTCTttattttctcccctctcctatccgctctcccctcatccccaccccaccccccaacctctccccctgtcccccaccttctgtctcCCCCATGTAGGAGCCACGCTGGTGAGCATCGGAGGCCACGCCGGTTTCCATGAACTGGAGTTGGTGGACGGGGACGAGCTGCAGATGGAGGCGGTGTGAGGGGCCAGAGGTCCAGAGGGGCGCGATGTTAGCTGCCGGGGATCCAGCGCCGCGCGGTGTGATAGGGCCGGCCCGGCCCTGCCCGGGGAgtggcggagcggagcggaggggcggggggagtggggaggaggagagagaccgGTCCCCACCGCTCGGCCCGTTCCCCGGTTACTAGCGCCCTGCCGCTCGGCCCATTACACTGCTACTAGCTCCTTGCCCCGTCCCTTGGGAATCTCGCTTCCCACTACTCTCGGCACATTCCCCGGCTACTAGCCACTCACCCTGCCGCTCGGCCCATCCACCAGCTACTAGCACCTCGCCCACAATGTTACTAGCTCCTTGCCCCGCCGCTCGGCCCATCCACCAGCTACTTCCTCATCGCCCACACTCTTACTAGCTCCTCGGCCCGACCACCGGCTACCTGAGcattggtgggggtgggaggtgaggagaggctgggaaggcaggagagaaggagggaagtgggggtagggagggagagggggagtaagGAGaggtatggagggagggagaggggcacccccctcctgctccccctccacccccgcttctctaacccctctccctccctcccctcccctctctcccatctcttcctcccctcccctctcactccccttccccctcccctccccgctaccctcatctctacccctcccctcccacctctttttccctctctcctctcttctcctgccctcccctctctcctaccccctcgctcctcccctctctcctatctcttcctcctctcccctttgtcctcccctcccctatcaacccctctcccctcctccatcccctctctccctccctcccctctctcctctccccctcccctctctccctccctcccgcctcccctctctcccctcccccccccctctctctcctcctatctCTTCCCCTCCCGTCTGGATGCCAGTATCcaccaaccctcccccacccgcccACCCTTCCAttcccattccccctccctcttcccctcccccccagcacCATCCCATGCCAACGTCAGTAGCAGGAGATCAATAAAGGGGATTGCCACACCGAGCCCTTAATTCGGCTGCTGATTCGgagctggtggtgggggggggctcgattgtaatcttgtaacgTCTTTACGCTGACGGGACAGATGCTACCAAACAAAATCTTCCACTGTTCTCGCTACACGTGATATAATAAACTCAAGTAAATTAAACTAGCCtggtctcccggttgccaaacactttcactccccctcccattcccacaacaaacattgtgtgcagttttggtcccctaagttgaggaaggacattcttgctattgagggagcccagcgtaggtttacaaggttaattcccgggatggcgggactgtcatatgctgagagaatggagcggctgggcttgtacactctggagtttagaaggatgagaggatatcttattaaaacatataagattgttaagggcttggacacactagaggctggaaacatgttcccgatgttgggggagtccagaaccaggggccacacacagtttaagaataaggagtaagccatttagaacggagacgaggaaacactttttcacacagagagttgtgagtctgtggaattctctgcctcagagggcggtggaggctggttctctggatgctttcaagagagagctagatagggctgttaaaaataatggagtcaggggatattgggagaagacaggaacggggtactgattggggatgatcagccatgatggcggtgctggctggaagggccgaatggcctcctcctccacctattttctatgtttctatgtcagagtgatgcccagtgcaaattagaggaacagcacctcatattttgcttgggcagtagtatgaacattgacttctctaacttcaggtaacccttgctttccctcgctctccatcccctcccccacttctgttctcccactagtttcactgtcatcctgttgagtttcactgtctgcatagctcgttatcacctagctcacagccaacaatggaccattgtgggctcgccctttccttgatcattgatgGGGTTTTTTGCAAGTCTTTCACTTGTTTGTCCTATGTGCTGtctatatctctgtgtctccctcccacctgactcagtccgaagaagggtctcaacctgaaatgtcacccattccttctctccacagaagctgtggaggcctggatagggtggatatggagaggatgtttccactagtgggagagtctaggaccagaggtcacagcctcagaattaaaggactttgttttatgaaggagacgaggaggaatttctttagtcagagggtggtgaatctgtggaattctttgccacagacggctgtggaggccacaagtcagtggatatatttaaggcagagatagattcttgattagtgcgggtgtcaggggttatggggagaaggcaggagaatggggttaggagggagagatagatcagccatgattgaatggcagagtagacttgatgggccgaatggcctaattttgctcctatcacgttatgttgcctgacctgctgtgtgtgaaaatgcacacctctagattcagggacagtttcttcccagctgtgataaGGCAATTCCCAGGAT encodes:
- the rabac1 gene encoding prenylated Rab acceptor protein 1, which gives rise to MVTKADDVFSLTKEEELGGMTGRIYIPKIISQGPAKEWIERRRLTIRPWANFVDQKRFTRPKNLAEMCTRLVKNVEHFQSNYVFVFLGLIIYCVVTSPMLLVALAVFFGACYIVHLRASQSRLVLFGRELSPAHQYAVSGAIAFPFFWLAGAGSAVFWVLGATLVSIGGHAGFHELELVDGDELQMEAV